In Paenibacillus sp. G2S3, a single window of DNA contains:
- a CDS encoding glycosyltransferase: MPTPPLPLTPPEEEKLRGRLSGFKGGYDEGYLRGRLAILNGRPEEVFPVRNIHVMYVASGKGYPYSPLDDAVLCALQKLTAQVTITDVRQNLVELAAAQRPDLVLVLDGMDLPLEQIDAIRTSGIRTAIWLTDDPYYTDFTIKIVAHYDFVFTLERNCIDFYRGLGCPEVHYLPFAAHLEHYRPTTTRSSVNREVSFIGSAYWNRVNFFREILPDLMNYNTVINGIWWDRLPEAPLYGDRIEIGKWMSPQETAVAYSGSKIVINLHRSHIDEVVNNNSLSISAVSPNPRTFEIAATGTLQLVDARDDLGSFYKPGEEIETFASPQEMMDKIRYYLTHEEERRAIALRAFERTLKDHTYAKRISQMLTVIYG; the protein is encoded by the coding sequence ATGCCTACACCGCCATTACCTCTGACACCTCCAGAGGAAGAAAAGCTGCGTGGTCGTCTGAGTGGTTTCAAGGGTGGTTATGATGAGGGCTATTTACGGGGGCGCCTTGCGATTCTGAATGGTCGACCAGAAGAAGTATTTCCTGTACGGAATATTCATGTCATGTATGTCGCTTCTGGCAAAGGGTACCCTTACTCTCCTTTAGATGATGCGGTTCTTTGCGCACTGCAAAAATTAACAGCTCAAGTCACGATTACGGATGTGCGGCAAAATCTAGTAGAGCTGGCTGCAGCGCAAAGACCGGATCTAGTACTGGTGCTGGATGGTATGGATTTACCACTTGAGCAGATCGATGCGATTCGTACGAGTGGCATCCGGACAGCTATTTGGCTTACAGATGATCCTTATTACACTGACTTTACGATCAAGATTGTGGCGCATTACGATTTTGTATTCACTCTTGAACGTAATTGTATTGATTTCTACCGGGGACTTGGTTGCCCTGAGGTACATTATCTCCCCTTTGCTGCTCACCTGGAACATTACCGTCCTACTACCACACGTTCGTCAGTAAATCGGGAAGTTAGCTTTATTGGCTCCGCCTATTGGAACCGGGTCAACTTCTTCCGTGAGATTCTTCCTGATCTGATGAACTATAACACAGTGATTAACGGAATCTGGTGGGATCGTCTGCCTGAGGCTCCGCTGTACGGTGACCGTATTGAAATTGGCAAATGGATGTCCCCACAAGAGACAGCTGTAGCTTATAGCGGTTCCAAAATTGTCATTAACCTACACCGCTCGCACATTGATGAAGTAGTTAACAACAACTCTCTCTCGATTTCAGCCGTTTCTCCTAATCCGCGTACTTTTGAAATTGCGGCAACAGGTACGTTGCAATTAGTAGATGCCAGAGATGATTTGGGTTCCTTCTACAAACCGGGTGAAGAAATTGAGACCTTTGCGAGCCCTCAGGAAATGATGGATAAGATCCGTTATTACCTAACCCATGAGGAGGAACGCCGGGCGATCGCGCTGCGCGCCTTTGAACGGACGCTTAAGGATCACACCTACGCAAAGCGTATTTCCCAGATGTTAACGGTAATCTACGGCTAG
- a CDS encoding DUF3880 domain-containing protein, with amino-acid sequence MKARKRKRHKRPREYRDGYHEGYHLGMCEAVQRLNTPGVEACRPFKLMYVPQGFQAIDTGVTEALQQLVSELVISTPETMLETAAREMPEAVLVMNGLHVFPENHLEQISEIRKLGIKAAIWFVDDPYFTEDTSVICRHYDHVFTHELGCVEFYQSLGVSSVHYLPLCVNPKMFYPRRTGPQYQYDIVFIGNAFRNRTELFDELAPYLKGKKVLIAGGFWERLATYDQLTPFISNGFIPPEETANYYSGAKIVINIHRPWEEGQDNRNSYRLPSRSINPRTYEISACGTMQLTDVREDLGNYYRPGYDLDTFGSAKELQQKIEYYLKHEKERRIYALRGLRTTMRNHTFTARLPHLLNVIASRA; translated from the coding sequence GTGAAAGCGAGAAAGAGAAAAAGACACAAGCGTCCGCGAGAATATCGCGACGGTTATCACGAAGGATATCATCTTGGTATGTGTGAGGCTGTGCAGCGTCTGAATACTCCAGGGGTCGAAGCTTGCCGACCATTTAAATTAATGTATGTTCCTCAAGGATTTCAGGCGATCGACACTGGCGTAACAGAGGCGTTGCAGCAGCTTGTAAGTGAGCTTGTAATAAGCACTCCTGAAACGATGCTGGAAACCGCGGCTCGGGAAATGCCTGAGGCAGTGCTAGTGATGAACGGGCTTCATGTATTCCCGGAAAATCATTTAGAGCAGATTTCGGAGATCAGAAAGCTAGGCATCAAAGCCGCCATCTGGTTTGTGGATGATCCTTATTTTACAGAGGATACTTCAGTCATTTGTAGGCATTATGATCACGTATTTACGCATGAGCTGGGTTGTGTGGAGTTCTATCAATCCCTTGGGGTGTCATCGGTTCATTATTTGCCACTATGTGTCAATCCAAAGATGTTCTACCCACGGCGTACCGGCCCGCAATATCAGTATGACATTGTATTTATTGGCAATGCGTTTCGTAATCGGACAGAGCTGTTCGACGAACTGGCACCTTATCTTAAGGGCAAGAAGGTGCTTATCGCTGGAGGGTTCTGGGAACGCCTCGCAACCTATGATCAACTTACACCTTTTATCAGCAATGGCTTTATCCCGCCAGAGGAAACAGCGAACTACTACAGTGGTGCAAAAATAGTCATTAATATTCACCGCCCGTGGGAAGAGGGGCAGGATAACCGGAATAGCTACCGCCTTCCTTCACGTTCCATTAATCCGCGCACCTATGAGATCAGCGCCTGCGGTACTATGCAGCTTACGGATGTTCGTGAGGATCTGGGCAATTATTATCGACCTGGTTATGACCTGGATACTTTTGGCTCCGCTAAGGAATTGCAGCAGAAGATTGAGTACTATCTGAAGCATGAAAAAGAGCGTCGAATCTACGCTTTACGGGGATTACGGACTACAATGCGCAACCATACATTCACTGCGCGTTTGCCTCATTTGCTGAATGTGATTGCTTCACGTGCATGA
- a CDS encoding AAA family ATPase: MNNTTLYLRHAELLRDQVPSFQTYPFHLPAVRTLDRLVFQKPVTFLVGENGTGKSTLLEGIAAAWGFNPEGGTLNFSFNTRSSHSSLYEYFRIARGVRRPKDGFFLRAESYYNVASYIDELDEQPGGPPIKNSYGGKSLHEQSHGESFLAAFVHRFGGRGLYILDEPEAALSPLRQMSLLVRMHELVGQDSQFIIATHSPILMSYPGAEILLLEGEGIRSVALEETEHYTVTKAFMNDRQGMLRELLEDE; encoded by the coding sequence ATGAATAACACCACGTTGTACTTGCGCCATGCAGAACTGCTTCGGGACCAGGTTCCATCATTCCAAACCTATCCATTTCATCTGCCAGCCGTAAGAACACTGGATCGTCTTGTTTTTCAAAAACCAGTAACCTTTCTTGTTGGGGAGAATGGCACAGGGAAATCTACCTTGCTAGAGGGAATTGCTGCTGCGTGGGGCTTTAACCCTGAAGGTGGAACACTTAACTTCTCTTTTAACACTCGTTCCTCGCATTCGAGTCTCTATGAGTATTTTAGAATTGCTAGAGGGGTTAGACGTCCGAAGGACGGTTTTTTCCTTCGTGCGGAGAGCTATTATAATGTGGCTTCCTACATTGATGAATTAGATGAACAGCCCGGTGGCCCACCGATCAAAAACTCCTACGGAGGCAAATCTCTGCATGAGCAGTCGCACGGAGAATCTTTTTTGGCTGCGTTCGTTCATCGTTTTGGAGGCCGTGGCCTTTATATCCTCGATGAGCCTGAAGCAGCGCTCTCTCCCTTACGTCAAATGTCTCTGCTAGTGCGTATGCATGAGCTGGTCGGGCAGGATTCACAGTTTATTATTGCTACTCATTCCCCCATTCTGATGTCCTATCCCGGTGCTGAAATTCTACTCCTGGAGGGAGAAGGAATTCGGTCCGTCGCCTTGGAGGAAACGGAACATTATACCGTGACCAAAGCATTTATGAACGATCGTCAAGGGATGTTGCGTGAGCTATTAGAGGATGAATGA
- a CDS encoding LTA synthase family protein → MKKQGPDRAHFFIVVILLWLKLLLLRVLFFDRVAWEWIAADVAPVLFIMGILTVITPSRVRTTVYWIFNGFLSLLLFAAAVYFNHFGSVPTYLALSEINQVFQVKASVESTIKSIDYLFFADFVIFAIYGLIRRWKQGKTYPRERFSSRKTGFVHVVVILVSIIGGFSLSAYSVHSAQGITNELVQAETAGFLNYEVVAAIKIKEDNNLIGTGDIKDTIAKVDALQSSYPFSDKPVGTTPDYFGSQKGKNVIVLQLEAFQNFPLHQSLNGQELTPVMNKLADEGFYFPHVYQQIGPGNTSDAEFMSNTSIYPIGTLAMSTGFGDRELPSLPRLLRDKGYEAYTFHVNKVGFWNRNELYPALGFNGYYDKDHFTNDHFNAFGASDEQLYITGVEKLAELQKKGTPFYAQMVTASSHHPFKIPDSFKKITVPDNLKDTMLGDYLTAINYTDYAIGTLIEGLKENGLWDNTVLVMYGDHFGLQPQDVSPEQVESALGIPYDSRISRFNIPFIVRVPGMEQGKVVERTGGQLDILPTIANLMGVSLQQEGFTAFGHDLLNIDRNVLGMRYYLPSGSFFNDDILYVPGKGFADGGAVSLDTLKPVTDFSKYQSDYEYVLKLMNLSDEYVKLLPQR, encoded by the coding sequence GTGAAAAAGCAAGGGCCGGATCGCGCCCATTTTTTTATCGTTGTTATATTGTTATGGTTAAAGCTGTTGCTTCTGAGAGTGTTGTTCTTTGATAGAGTTGCTTGGGAATGGATTGCAGCGGATGTAGCGCCAGTCCTATTTATCATGGGGATTTTAACGGTGATTACGCCATCTCGGGTAAGAACAACCGTCTATTGGATATTTAACGGTTTTTTATCGCTGTTGCTGTTCGCAGCCGCTGTATATTTTAATCACTTTGGTTCTGTTCCAACCTACCTAGCCTTATCTGAAATCAATCAGGTATTTCAAGTGAAGGCAAGCGTAGAATCTACCATAAAGAGTATTGATTACTTATTCTTCGCGGATTTTGTTATCTTCGCTATCTATGGTTTGATTCGCAGATGGAAACAAGGAAAGACCTACCCGCGTGAACGCTTTAGCTCCCGGAAGACAGGATTCGTGCATGTGGTGGTGATTCTGGTATCCATTATTGGAGGTTTTTCTTTATCGGCATATTCTGTCCACTCTGCTCAAGGGATTACGAATGAGCTTGTACAGGCAGAAACCGCCGGGTTTCTAAATTATGAGGTCGTTGCAGCTATTAAGATTAAAGAAGATAACAATCTCATTGGAACGGGTGATATTAAGGATACGATTGCGAAGGTTGACGCGCTGCAATCTTCCTATCCTTTTAGTGACAAGCCAGTGGGTACGACTCCTGATTATTTTGGCTCACAAAAGGGTAAAAATGTAATTGTGCTACAATTGGAAGCCTTTCAAAATTTTCCGCTGCATCAGTCCCTGAATGGTCAGGAACTGACGCCAGTCATGAATAAGCTAGCGGATGAGGGCTTTTATTTTCCTCATGTCTATCAGCAGATTGGTCCAGGGAATACGTCTGACGCTGAATTCATGAGCAACACTTCTATTTATCCGATTGGTACTTTGGCTATGTCTACCGGATTCGGGGACAGAGAATTACCAAGCTTACCACGACTGCTAAGGGATAAAGGGTATGAGGCGTATACCTTTCATGTGAATAAAGTAGGGTTTTGGAATCGAAATGAGCTGTATCCGGCGCTTGGGTTTAACGGCTATTATGACAAAGATCATTTTACGAATGATCATTTTAATGCGTTTGGTGCTTCCGATGAACAGCTGTATATTACGGGTGTCGAGAAATTGGCAGAGCTGCAGAAGAAAGGAACTCCTTTCTACGCACAGATGGTGACAGCTTCCAGTCATCATCCTTTCAAAATCCCAGATTCCTTTAAAAAAATCACTGTGCCTGACAATTTGAAGGATACGATGCTTGGTGATTATTTGACTGCTATAAACTATACTGATTATGCTATAGGTACTTTAATAGAAGGTTTGAAAGAAAATGGATTGTGGGATAACACGGTTCTGGTCATGTATGGCGATCACTTTGGCCTGCAGCCTCAGGATGTTTCACCAGAGCAAGTGGAAAGTGCACTTGGTATTCCATACGATTCCCGGATTAGCCGCTTTAATATCCCATTCATTGTGCGTGTACCGGGAATGGAGCAAGGGAAGGTAGTAGAGCGTACGGGAGGACAACTAGATATCCTTCCTACGATAGCTAATTTAATGGGCGTTTCACTACAACAAGAAGGTTTTACAGCCTTTGGTCATGACCTGCTCAACATTGATCGTAATGTGTTAGGGATGAGGTATTATTTGCCTTCCGGCTCCTTCTTTAATGATGACATTCTCTATGTCCCTGGAAAAGGATTTGCAGATGGTGGAGCTGTGTCGCTGGATACGCTCAAGCCGGTAACGGACTTCTCGAAATATCAGAGCGATTATGAGTATGTATTGAAGCTAATGAATTTGTCCGACGAATATGTGAAGCTGTTACCACAGAGATAG
- a CDS encoding 5'-deoxyadenosine deaminase, producing the protein MGNILIKNAEIITMNKQEEIIVGDVRVKDDIIVEIGTGLIPQGDDQVIDATNRTLVPGFVQTHIHLCQTLFRGKGDDLELMDWLRKRIWPLEAAHDEESLYYSAMLGIGELISSGTTTIVDMETVHHTDYAFQAIAKSGIRALSGKVMMDQKGGDVPEALQEDTASSLQESVDLLEKWNGYGNGRIQYAFSPRFVISCTEPLLTEVRDLSARYDVKVHTHASENLGEIEIVQAMTGMRNIVYLDHLGLANERLILAHCVWLDAEERRILLDRGVHVSHCPGSNLKLASGIADTPGMLHEHVSLSLGADGAPCNNNLDMFNEMRLAAIIQKPKYGPTTMDARSVFRMATIGGAKAVGMEDKIGSIEVGKKADLVLLNLYNFHTFPSYDVDPISRIVYSATRADVETTIIDGEIVMERGLLKTVDKEIVLNEANRSIKRLLKYTSIV; encoded by the coding sequence ATGGGGAACATCCTGATCAAAAATGCTGAGATCATTACAATGAACAAACAGGAGGAAATTATTGTCGGCGATGTTCGAGTGAAGGACGATATCATCGTAGAAATCGGCACTGGCCTGATCCCGCAGGGAGACGACCAGGTAATCGATGCTACAAACCGTACGTTAGTTCCCGGTTTTGTTCAGACGCATATTCATTTATGCCAGACGTTATTCCGTGGCAAGGGAGATGATCTGGAGCTTATGGATTGGCTGCGTAAACGGATCTGGCCGTTAGAGGCTGCGCATGATGAGGAGTCCCTTTATTATTCGGCGATGCTCGGTATAGGGGAACTGATCTCCAGCGGAACCACTACGATTGTTGATATGGAGACTGTTCACCATACAGACTATGCTTTTCAGGCCATTGCTAAAAGTGGAATCCGGGCCTTGTCTGGCAAGGTAATGATGGATCAAAAAGGGGGAGATGTACCTGAAGCACTGCAGGAGGATACCGCTTCTTCTTTACAGGAAAGTGTGGATTTGCTTGAAAAATGGAATGGCTATGGGAATGGACGGATTCAATATGCGTTCTCTCCGCGTTTTGTAATATCCTGCACCGAACCCTTGTTAACTGAGGTAAGAGATCTCTCTGCAAGGTATGATGTGAAGGTGCATACCCATGCTTCTGAGAATTTAGGGGAGATTGAGATCGTGCAGGCGATGACCGGCATGCGTAATATTGTCTATCTGGACCATCTAGGATTAGCTAATGAGCGCTTAATACTGGCCCATTGTGTATGGCTGGATGCTGAGGAGCGGCGGATTTTGCTGGATCGCGGAGTCCATGTAAGTCATTGCCCCGGTTCAAATCTGAAACTAGCCTCCGGAATTGCAGATACACCTGGGATGCTCCATGAGCATGTGTCACTAAGTCTGGGTGCAGATGGCGCTCCGTGCAATAACAATCTGGATATGTTTAATGAAATGAGGCTCGCGGCAATCATTCAGAAGCCTAAATATGGACCTACGACGATGGATGCCCGCAGTGTATTTCGTATGGCAACTATAGGTGGGGCGAAGGCGGTAGGGATGGAAGATAAAATCGGCAGTATCGAGGTTGGCAAAAAAGCAGACCTAGTGCTCCTGAATCTCTACAATTTCCATACCTTCCCCTCCTACGACGTAGATCCTATCTCTAGAATTGTATATTCCGCTACCCGGGCGGATGTGGAAACCACGATTATCGACGGAGAGATCGTGATGGAAAGGGGTCTGCTGAAGACTGTAGATAAAGAGATTGTTCTGAATGAAGCTAACCGTTCTATTAAAAGATTGCTTAAGTATACTTCAATCGTCTGA
- a CDS encoding DL-endopeptidase inhibitor IseA family protein has protein sequence MQAFIAAAEKVWFEVYDSADSRRVIRVDGTDYYRLPVRFSTRAKVISYFRKYWGITMSNTMFCNLKTVSRNNRLYVISGDTGTIAFIPRRLTITGRTSTRVRLTAVLSIDDMSDEDIVNVRYLIGVSGKRLLILNRDQKNTDTRYQTCR, from the coding sequence TTGCAAGCATTCATCGCCGCTGCTGAAAAAGTATGGTTCGAAGTCTACGATTCTGCCGATTCTCGCAGAGTGATCCGCGTTGATGGCACCGATTATTATCGCCTGCCGGTTAGATTCAGTACCAGAGCTAAGGTCATTTCTTATTTTAGAAAGTACTGGGGCATTACAATGAGCAACACCATGTTCTGTAATTTAAAAACCGTTTCTAGAAACAACAGACTCTATGTAATATCGGGAGATACAGGAACCATTGCTTTTATCCCAAGAAGACTCACCATTACTGGTCGTACATCAACGAGAGTACGCCTTACAGCAGTTCTGTCGATTGATGATATGAGCGATGAAGATATCGTTAACGTTCGTTACCTGATCGGCGTATCCGGTAAAAGACTTCTTATCCTTAACCGGGATCAAAAAAATACCGATACTCGATACCAGACATGCCGTTAA
- a CDS encoding GNAT family N-acetyltransferase → MQVGNGIRKARQEEIEEIMELISKCVQVMQAAGSDQWDERYPNKEIIELDIAQGTLYVCEEGQAIAGILVLDENPSEEYRKIEWKQNQGPHLIMHRLAVHPHIQGKGIATRLIAFAEDYAALNGYTSIRLDTYAKNTRALEIYPRLGYDRRGEVDFPDRTANFPVFEKVLKPELNPES, encoded by the coding sequence ATGCAAGTAGGAAATGGGATCAGAAAAGCTAGACAGGAAGAGATCGAAGAGATCATGGAATTGATCTCAAAATGTGTACAAGTTATGCAGGCCGCTGGAAGCGACCAGTGGGATGAGCGCTATCCGAATAAAGAGATTATCGAGCTGGATATCGCACAGGGTACCTTATATGTTTGTGAAGAGGGTCAAGCCATCGCGGGAATTCTTGTGCTGGATGAGAATCCTTCTGAGGAATATAGGAAGATCGAGTGGAAGCAAAATCAAGGGCCGCATCTGATTATGCATCGTTTAGCAGTTCATCCACATATTCAGGGCAAAGGAATTGCGACTAGATTAATTGCTTTTGCAGAGGATTACGCGGCGCTTAATGGTTACACAAGTATTCGGCTGGATACTTATGCGAAGAATACTAGAGCGCTGGAAATCTATCCCCGTCTTGGATATGACCGTAGAGGTGAAGTGGATTTTCCGGACCGCACGGCGAACTTTCCAGTATTCGAGAAGGTACTGAAACCGGAACTTAATCCGGAGTCTTAA
- a CDS encoding restriction endonuclease subunit S: protein MMSREQAYLQMLESTATIQWNIALILEAKAVEAEKVKQWAQHHIHARAFESHGEQLKESISIHEVIVEMVEGLTKLENGLYSNLKAVLGSGEDDGGGEGFGDMSGDGFSFGEDSK, encoded by the coding sequence ATGATGAGCAGAGAACAAGCATATCTGCAAATGCTGGAGTCGACCGCCACTATCCAGTGGAACATTGCGTTGATTCTGGAGGCTAAGGCGGTTGAAGCTGAAAAGGTAAAGCAGTGGGCACAGCATCATATCCATGCTAGAGCTTTCGAATCCCACGGTGAGCAGCTAAAGGAATCGATTTCCATTCACGAAGTTATCGTGGAGATGGTTGAAGGGCTGACTAAACTGGAGAATGGACTCTACAGCAATCTAAAAGCAGTGCTGGGCAGTGGTGAAGATGATGGTGGCGGAGAAGGTTTTGGAGACATGTCAGGTGATGGATTCAGTTTTGGAGAAGACAGCAAATGA
- a CDS encoding GNAT family N-acetyltransferase, translated as MQLGSQRIDLVPLNATELSLAIENYSGLQQHLGLNAISAELDDDMQYAMKIRLKKVLQDPEHYLWLTNWAIIHQKDQCIIGFIILKGYPNEKGEVTIGYVIDEKYRRNGYATEALQTINTWILSHPQASYVIADTEKDNIASHKVLERLGSERYLETEDLIWWRIANPRGLL; from the coding sequence ATGCAGCTTGGAAGCCAGCGGATCGATTTAGTGCCTTTAAATGCCACAGAGCTCTCGCTAGCCATAGAAAATTACTCGGGGCTTCAGCAACATTTGGGTTTAAACGCCATCAGTGCCGAGCTTGACGATGACATGCAATATGCGATGAAGATACGGCTAAAAAAGGTGCTGCAGGACCCAGAGCATTACCTATGGCTGACCAACTGGGCCATCATTCATCAGAAAGATCAGTGCATTATTGGGTTCATTATTCTTAAGGGTTATCCGAACGAAAAAGGTGAGGTTACTATAGGCTACGTGATTGATGAGAAATATAGAAGAAACGGATATGCTACTGAGGCATTGCAGACGATCAATACGTGGATTCTCAGCCATCCCCAAGCCAGCTATGTAATCGCAGATACTGAAAAAGATAATATAGCCTCGCATAAAGTATTGGAGCGTTTAGGTTCAGAGAGATACCTAGAGACGGAGGATTTGATCTGGTGGAGAATTGCAAACCCCAGAGGCTTACTGTAG
- a CDS encoding sugar phosphate nucleotidyltransferase, which translates to MKGVILAGGTGSRLQPLTRLMNKHLLPVGKYPMVCYGIDRLRRGGITDILLVISKQSAGLYTDFLGSGAAFGVSLTYKIQEAAGGIAEALDLAEGFIFPGERFVVLLGDNLFMDDLTPYVESYLRQPEGTAKVLLKPVDDARRYGVPVFDSQDSAWIAYIEEKPEHPKTKFCVTGIYMYDEAVFDIIRQVSPSKRGELEITDVNNIYAANRRLSYDVLKDWWSDAGTFQSLREAGEKLKDALP; encoded by the coding sequence GTGAAAGGAGTCATACTGGCGGGCGGAACAGGATCCAGACTTCAACCGCTGACCCGGCTTATGAACAAACATTTGCTTCCGGTCGGCAAATATCCTATGGTCTGTTACGGCATAGATCGGCTTCGCCGGGGAGGGATTACCGACATTCTTCTGGTCATCAGCAAGCAGTCTGCTGGTCTGTATACGGATTTTTTAGGTAGCGGTGCAGCATTTGGTGTATCACTGACCTATAAAATTCAGGAAGCTGCTGGAGGCATTGCAGAGGCTCTCGATTTAGCAGAAGGATTCATTTTCCCTGGGGAACGGTTTGTCGTATTGCTTGGTGATAATCTGTTTATGGATGATCTGACGCCTTACGTGGAGAGCTATCTCCGGCAGCCTGAAGGTACAGCCAAGGTATTGCTGAAACCGGTGGACGACGCGCGTAGATACGGCGTTCCCGTGTTCGATAGTCAAGATTCTGCATGGATTGCTTATATCGAAGAGAAACCCGAGCATCCCAAGACTAAATTTTGCGTAACAGGTATTTATATGTACGATGAAGCTGTGTTTGACATTATCCGCCAAGTATCCCCTTCTAAGAGGGGGGAGCTGGAGATTACCGATGTAAATAATATATATGCTGCTAACCGCAGGCTCAGCTATGATGTTCTCAAGGATTGGTGGAGCGATGCGGGGACGTTCCAGTCTCTGCGGGAGGCGGGAGAAAAGCTCAAGGATGCACTGCCATAA
- a CDS encoding glycosyltransferase family 2 protein codes for MTMTSIIIPTYNALPLLRSCVESIRAYTPLPYEIIVVDNASSDGTDAYCRANRITFISLPENRGFPSACNMGLLLASGDELLLLNNDVVVSHGWLANLKRALYSAPEVGIVGPVTNYASGRQQVKTDYESLLDFHKAAEITNRSNPQKWLETRRLVGLCFLFKRELLTSVGLLDERYSPGHYEDDDYCYRTRLKGYRLLIAGDCLVHHEGSASFKRVYHTGLQELLERNRKLFMNKWNVDPTNFI; via the coding sequence ATGACGATGACCAGTATTATTATTCCGACCTACAACGCGCTGCCTCTGCTGCGGTCCTGTGTGGAGTCTATTCGTGCTTATACTCCGCTGCCTTACGAGATCATCGTTGTAGACAATGCTTCATCAGATGGAACGGATGCCTATTGCCGTGCGAATCGTATAACGTTTATTTCATTGCCTGAGAATCGAGGCTTTCCATCCGCATGTAATATGGGTCTACTGCTAGCATCGGGGGATGAATTATTGCTGCTGAATAATGATGTGGTGGTTTCCCATGGATGGTTAGCCAATCTGAAGAGAGCACTATATAGTGCTCCTGAAGTAGGTATTGTTGGGCCAGTGACAAACTATGCGAGTGGACGTCAACAGGTGAAGACTGATTATGAAAGTTTGCTGGATTTTCATAAGGCTGCAGAGATAACTAATCGTTCCAATCCTCAAAAATGGTTGGAGACTAGACGTTTGGTAGGATTATGTTTTTTATTCAAAAGAGAGCTACTTACTTCCGTAGGTCTGCTGGATGAGAGATACTCACCCGGACATTACGAGGACGATGACTATTGCTATCGCACCAGGCTAAAGGGATACCGATTGCTCATCGCAGGGGATTGCCTTGTACACCATGAAGGAAGTGCGAGCTTTAAGCGGGTATATCACACCGGACTACAGGAGCTGTTGGAACGAAATCGTAAGCTTTTTATGAACAAATGGAATGTGGATCCAACGAATTTCATATAA
- a CDS encoding glycosyltransferase, with protein sequence MMVALLQVSGSSTVRRGTATRSVKKRSASSQAKTTLAPRQRVANRSVKGGSATVRSPILSRQSKVGREALKLPSLRGTLSVIISARNEEQTLGRLLQQVSRLEPTEIIVVLNGCSDSSFPISRQHRQAVIVHCPESVGHDVGRAIGAKLSRGDILLFLDGDMVIPASQLGFFTAAVDGGIDVALNDLDPLMPSFGLCDDVTRSKLFLNYALGRYDLGVSSMTAVPHALSRRALETIGYRELIVPPKAQALSVLKKLRVEKVGTVNVIKHNRLRQANIGAGNAVEKLIIGDHAEALLEVLSRQDVGGLRNSEMQREYRRQVAAWRNRI encoded by the coding sequence ATGATGGTTGCTCTGTTACAAGTATCTGGTAGCTCCACCGTTCGACGAGGAACAGCAACTCGTTCGGTAAAGAAACGTTCAGCGTCTAGTCAAGCTAAAACAACACTGGCACCCCGCCAAAGGGTAGCGAATCGTTCTGTAAAAGGAGGCTCGGCTACCGTTCGGTCGCCCATTCTGTCTCGGCAATCAAAGGTAGGTCGTGAGGCACTGAAATTACCGAGTTTACGTGGAACCTTGTCAGTAATTATCTCCGCGCGTAACGAGGAGCAGACCTTGGGACGTCTGCTGCAACAGGTTTCGCGGCTGGAACCTACTGAAATTATTGTCGTGCTTAACGGTTGCAGTGATAGCAGTTTTCCCATTTCCAGACAACATCGTCAAGCTGTAATTGTACATTGCCCGGAGTCTGTAGGACATGATGTAGGGCGGGCTATTGGTGCGAAGCTGAGTCGAGGAGATATTCTGCTTTTCCTGGATGGAGATATGGTGATCCCTGCATCTCAGCTCGGATTCTTCACAGCTGCTGTAGATGGTGGAATTGACGTGGCTCTTAATGATTTGGATCCACTGATGCCTTCGTTTGGATTATGCGACGATGTTACTCGTAGCAAGCTGTTTCTGAATTATGCTCTTGGACGGTACGATCTCGGAGTTAGCTCTATGACGGCTGTCCCCCACGCACTCTCCCGGAGAGCACTTGAGACCATAGGCTACCGTGAATTAATAGTGCCTCCTAAAGCCCAAGCCCTCTCTGTATTAAAGAAGCTAAGGGTGGAGAAAGTTGGAACGGTGAATGTGATTAAGCATAATCGGCTGCGTCAGGCGAATATAGGCGCTGGAAATGCTGTGGAGAAGCTAATCATAGGGGATCACGCAGAGGCTCTCCTTGAGGTACTTTCCCGGCAGGATGTTGGGGGCCTACGAAATAGCGAAATGCAGCGCGAATACCGCAGACAAGTAGCCGCTTGGAGGAACCGGATATGA